The DNA sequence GCACATGGGGCGACTCCAGGGCGATGAAGGACGAGCTGAAGATCCACCCCCGACCGCAGGGAGGAAGGGATTAGCTGAGGCCGGCCCGCCCGGAAAGCGTCCCCATGGAAACGAAAGCGCACGTTCATCGCTTCAATACTTTATTATCAAGGTAGCTATAAACATAAAAATGCGGCATGACAATTTTCTGTCATGCCGCTTCAAGGGGATTTAGCCTGCTTTCAATTTTCATTTAACTGATTCGTAAATCAGGAACTGTTCCCAATGTTACTGCTCTGACCGGCGGTGACGTGTAATCATCGCTGCACCTGCTGCGAGAAGAACAAGGACCATTCCATAAAGGAACCACTGATTTTCAGCACCTGCTGTTCCACCAAGGCCGGTGGCAGGCATTTCTGAAGGCATATCCCCTTCAAAGTTTTCAGGAAATTGATCTGTGATCGCTCCGGACATCATCTGGCCGACTCCAAACATATGGCCATAAGCCTCGCGGACATTCTCATATGTTGTTTCGTAATCGCCTTCCGTATAGCTGTCAAACGCTGTTACAAGCTGATCCACGTGCATCTGCAGTCCTTCTGAAAGAGCATCTGCTTCGAGACGGTTTTCAGTAGCATCAGATAAGAACTGGGAAAATGTATCACGGTAGCCAGCAAGATTATTCAGGGCTTCTTCCTGTCCGGCTTCGTCCTCTTCCGCTGTTGCCACGACATAATTCACGAAGAAGTCGATATGCTCACTCCACTGTTCATTAAATGCGTCGCCTGCTTCTTCTCCGTAAACACCGCTGATTGCTTCAGTCAGATCTTCTGTGTTTTCGTTAAGTGCTCCGGCTGCTGCATCAAAGTCCCCTGCTCCATCGATCCCCTTCTGCATAGCAACTACAGCTAATCCTGCGTGTTCGGAGAAAAGGTAGTTCAGATCTGAACGGAGATCCGCTGCCGGTGTGTCGGCTGATGATCCTTCAAAATCTTCATCAAACTGATCTACTATAGCAGTGGAAAGACCTTTGCTTACCCCGTACATGTGGTTAATCGATTCTCTTACATCACTGTAGGCCGCATCAAAGTCTCCCTCGTTATACTGGTCGAATGCTCCTACAAGCTGATTCACGTGCATCTGCAGTCCTTCTGCGAGCATGTCAGCTTCTAAACGCTCTTCTGTAGCACCTTCGAGAAAGCTGGAGAAGTCGGCGCGGTATCCATCAAGCTGAGTAAGTGCTTCCTGACGACCCTCTTCATCTTCTTCCGCTGTTGCCGTTACATAATCAACGAAGAATCCGATATGATCTTCCCACATGCCCTGGAAAGTCTGAGCCGCTTCTTCTCCATAAACTTCCTCAATCGCACCAGTTAAATCTTCCGTATTAGCCTGCAGAGCACCTGCAATTTGATCAAAGTCTTCGGCTCCGTCAATTCCTTTTTGCATGGTGAATACTGCCAGATAGGCGTGTTCTGATAAGTACTGATCCAGCGTAGCGCGGAGATCCGCTGCCGGTGTGCTGACCGTCGGGCCGTTTTCCATGTGCTCTTCATCTGAGTGCCCGTCCGCAAACGCTGTTGCCGAAGGCATTAAAAGCGCCGCACTTAATGGGACAATTGTTAACGTTCTTTTCCAGTTCATCATACCAATCACTCCTTTTATTTTTTATTACACCTGAGCTAACGCAGGGGTATACGTATTGGATCACTTTTTTCGAAATTTTTTTTAATAAATGTATTTCATATGTATTCGAATCAATTTCATAAGTCACTGTAAGAAAAGGATTTCCGAACATGGTGAATGATTTTCAGTTCAGGAAGAAAAATTTTAAAGACAGAT is a window from the Alkalicoccus halolimnae genome containing:
- a CDS encoding copper amine oxidase codes for the protein MNWKRTLTIVPLSAALLMPSATAFADGHSDEEHMENGPTVSTPAADLRATLDQYLSEHAYLAVFTMQKGIDGAEDFDQIAGALQANTEDLTGAIEEVYGEEAAQTFQGMWEDHIGFFVDYVTATAEEDEEGRQEALTQLDGYRADFSSFLEGATEERLEADMLAEGLQMHVNQLVGAFDQYNEGDFDAAYSDVRESINHMYGVSKGLSTAIVDQFDEDFEGSSADTPAADLRSDLNYLFSEHAGLAVVAMQKGIDGAGDFDAAAGALNENTEDLTEAISGVYGEEAGDAFNEQWSEHIDFFVNYVVATAEEDEAGQEEALNNLAGYRDTFSQFLSDATENRLEADALSEGLQMHVDQLVTAFDSYTEGDYETTYENVREAYGHMFGVGQMMSGAITDQFPENFEGDMPSEMPATGLGGTAGAENQWFLYGMVLVLLAAGAAMITRHRRSEQ